The following coding sequences are from one Nicotiana tabacum cultivar K326 chromosome 1, ASM71507v2, whole genome shotgun sequence window:
- the LOC107797390 gene encoding serine/threonine-protein kinase STY17-like isoform X3: MLSKMNGTISDKAQKRRGNGSPCSPMVAKSSPATQSSATSGGALVKSNIGGWCKGLGDCLILGPKVSHNNKLAQAPPYRHLQQVAQDNGFLDLIINNNKEKQQECTPPPLPIINATTSPQTPPQQQSHSDIKDLIQQAKLNGWYIQPHEIELQEVLAQGSTAHIYRGRWRGFEVAVKCVFPEFFLCNENGVSFFAQEVETLSRQRHRFVLQLMGACLDPPRHGWIVTELLDMTLKDWLHGPGKRRKQRAIPLPLFKERLNKAIEIAQAMQYLHEHKPMVIHRDLKPSNIFLDDSLHVRVADFGHARFLNDEEKALTGETGTYVYMAPEVIRSEPYDEKSDVYSFGIILNELVTGEYPYIQTDYGPSKISVKQIALEVAEKGLRPELPKQDDKLEELIQLIQLSWDEDVAVRPSFGAITSSLINIHEKMIDI, encoded by the exons ATGTTATCCAAGATGAACGGTACTATTTCCGACAAGGCCCAAAAAAGAAGAGGCAACGGCAGCCCATGTAGTCCGATGGTAGCCAAGAGTTCGCCGGCCACACAGAGCTCCGCCACAAGTGGTGGTGCTCTGGTCAAGTCGAACATAGGCGGATGGTGTAAAGGCCTAGGTGACTGTTTAATTTTGGGGCCTAAAGTTTCACATAATAATAAACTTGCACAAGCACCACCATATCGTCATCTTCAGCAG GTGGCACAAGACAATGGCTTTCTTGACttaatcatcaacaacaacaaagaaaaacaacaagAATGCACTCCTCCTCCCTTGCCAATCATCAATGCCACTACCAGTCCCCAAACACCACCCCAACAGCAATCCCACTCTGATATCAAAGACCTCATTCAACAAGCCAAGTTGAATGGTTGGTATATTCAACCCCATGAG ATTGAACTGCAAGAAGTACTGGCTCAAGGAAGCACAGCACATATATACAGAGGAAGATGGAGAGGATTTGAAGTTGCAGTGAAATGCGTATTCCCTGAGTTCTTCCTCTGCAATGAAAATGGAGTCAGCTTCTTTGCCCAAGAAGTCGAGACATTATCGAGGCAACGACACCGTTTCGTGTTGCAGCTGATGGGGGCATGTCTTGATCCTCCACGCCATGGTTGGATCGTAACTGAGTTATTAGACATGACCCTTAAAGATTGGCTACATGGTCctggaaaaagaagaaaacaaagagcTATTCCTCTTCCCCTTTTCAAAGAGAGACTTAATAAAGCAATAGAAATTGCTCAAGCCATGCAATATCTTCATGAGCATAAACCAATGGTGATTCATCGTGACCTAAAACCAAGTAATATTTTCTTGGATGATTCTTTGCATGTTAGGGTTGCAGATTTTGGCCATGCTAGATTCTTGAATGATGAAGAGAAGGCTTTAACAGGAGAGACAG GAACATATGTATACATGGCCCCGGAAGTGATTCGATCAGAACCTTATGATGAAAAGTCGGATGTGTATAGTTTTGGGATTATTCTCAATGAGCTTGTCACTGGAGAATACCCTTACATTCAAACTGATTATGGTCCTTCTAAG ATTTCCGTAAAGCAGATTGCATTGGAAGTAGCAGAAAAAGGGTTAAGGCCAGAACTTCCAAAGCAAGATGATAAACTAGAAGAGCTGATACAACTCATACAACTGTCGTGGGATGAAGATGTTGCTGTTAGACCTTCTTTTGGAGCTATAACATCATCTCTCATAAATATTCACGAAAAAATGATAGATATATAA
- the LOC107797390 gene encoding serine/threonine-protein kinase STY46-like isoform X2, with protein MLSKMNGTISDKAQKRRGNGSPCSPMVAKSSPATQSSATSGGALVKSNIGGWCKGLGDCLILGPKVSHNNKLAQAPPYRHLQQEKVEETEKELQQQKEMKTMYKMKLERTQNYLRYCLQVAQDNGFLDLIINNNKEKQQECTPPPLPIINATTSPQTPPQQQSHSDIKDLIQQAKLNGWYIQPHEIELQEVLAQGSTAHIYRGRWRGFEVAVKCVFPEFFLCNENGVSFFAQEVETLSRQRHRFVLQLMGACLDPPRHGWIVTELLDMTLKDWLHGPGKRRKQRAIPLPLFKERLNKAIEIAQAMQYLHEHKPMVIHRDLKPSNIFLDDSLHVRVADFGHARFLNDEEKALTGETGTYVYMAPEVIRSEPYDEKSDVYSFGIILNELVTGEYPYIQTDYGPSKIALEVAEKGLRPELPKQDDKLEELIQLIQLSWDEDVAVRPSFGAITSSLINIHEKMIDI; from the exons ATGTTATCCAAGATGAACGGTACTATTTCCGACAAGGCCCAAAAAAGAAGAGGCAACGGCAGCCCATGTAGTCCGATGGTAGCCAAGAGTTCGCCGGCCACACAGAGCTCCGCCACAAGTGGTGGTGCTCTGGTCAAGTCGAACATAGGCGGATGGTGTAAAGGCCTAGGTGACTGTTTAATTTTGGGGCCTAAAGTTTCACATAATAATAAACTTGCACAAGCACCACCATATCGTCATCTTCAGCAG GAAAAGGTGGAAGAAACAGAGAAGGAATTACAGCAGCAGAAAGAAATGAAGACTATGTACAAGATGAAACTTGAAAGGACACAAAATTATTTGAGATATTGTCTTCAGGTGGCACAAGACAATGGCTTTCTTGACttaatcatcaacaacaacaaagaaaaacaacaagAATGCACTCCTCCTCCCTTGCCAATCATCAATGCCACTACCAGTCCCCAAACACCACCCCAACAGCAATCCCACTCTGATATCAAAGACCTCATTCAACAAGCCAAGTTGAATGGTTGGTATATTCAACCCCATGAG ATTGAACTGCAAGAAGTACTGGCTCAAGGAAGCACAGCACATATATACAGAGGAAGATGGAGAGGATTTGAAGTTGCAGTGAAATGCGTATTCCCTGAGTTCTTCCTCTGCAATGAAAATGGAGTCAGCTTCTTTGCCCAAGAAGTCGAGACATTATCGAGGCAACGACACCGTTTCGTGTTGCAGCTGATGGGGGCATGTCTTGATCCTCCACGCCATGGTTGGATCGTAACTGAGTTATTAGACATGACCCTTAAAGATTGGCTACATGGTCctggaaaaagaagaaaacaaagagcTATTCCTCTTCCCCTTTTCAAAGAGAGACTTAATAAAGCAATAGAAATTGCTCAAGCCATGCAATATCTTCATGAGCATAAACCAATGGTGATTCATCGTGACCTAAAACCAAGTAATATTTTCTTGGATGATTCTTTGCATGTTAGGGTTGCAGATTTTGGCCATGCTAGATTCTTGAATGATGAAGAGAAGGCTTTAACAGGAGAGACAG GAACATATGTATACATGGCCCCGGAAGTGATTCGATCAGAACCTTATGATGAAAAGTCGGATGTGTATAGTTTTGGGATTATTCTCAATGAGCTTGTCACTGGAGAATACCCTTACATTCAAACTGATTATGGTCCTTCTAAG ATTGCATTGGAAGTAGCAGAAAAAGGGTTAAGGCCAGAACTTCCAAAGCAAGATGATAAACTAGAAGAGCTGATACAACTCATACAACTGTCGTGGGATGAAGATGTTGCTGTTAGACCTTCTTTTGGAGCTATAACATCATCTCTCATAAATATTCACGAAAAAATGATAGATATATAA
- the LOC107797390 gene encoding serine/threonine-protein kinase STY17-like isoform X1 produces MLSKMNGTISDKAQKRRGNGSPCSPMVAKSSPATQSSATSGGALVKSNIGGWCKGLGDCLILGPKVSHNNKLAQAPPYRHLQQEKVEETEKELQQQKEMKTMYKMKLERTQNYLRYCLQVAQDNGFLDLIINNNKEKQQECTPPPLPIINATTSPQTPPQQQSHSDIKDLIQQAKLNGWYIQPHEIELQEVLAQGSTAHIYRGRWRGFEVAVKCVFPEFFLCNENGVSFFAQEVETLSRQRHRFVLQLMGACLDPPRHGWIVTELLDMTLKDWLHGPGKRRKQRAIPLPLFKERLNKAIEIAQAMQYLHEHKPMVIHRDLKPSNIFLDDSLHVRVADFGHARFLNDEEKALTGETGTYVYMAPEVIRSEPYDEKSDVYSFGIILNELVTGEYPYIQTDYGPSKISVKQIALEVAEKGLRPELPKQDDKLEELIQLIQLSWDEDVAVRPSFGAITSSLINIHEKMIDI; encoded by the exons ATGTTATCCAAGATGAACGGTACTATTTCCGACAAGGCCCAAAAAAGAAGAGGCAACGGCAGCCCATGTAGTCCGATGGTAGCCAAGAGTTCGCCGGCCACACAGAGCTCCGCCACAAGTGGTGGTGCTCTGGTCAAGTCGAACATAGGCGGATGGTGTAAAGGCCTAGGTGACTGTTTAATTTTGGGGCCTAAAGTTTCACATAATAATAAACTTGCACAAGCACCACCATATCGTCATCTTCAGCAG GAAAAGGTGGAAGAAACAGAGAAGGAATTACAGCAGCAGAAAGAAATGAAGACTATGTACAAGATGAAACTTGAAAGGACACAAAATTATTTGAGATATTGTCTTCAGGTGGCACAAGACAATGGCTTTCTTGACttaatcatcaacaacaacaaagaaaaacaacaagAATGCACTCCTCCTCCCTTGCCAATCATCAATGCCACTACCAGTCCCCAAACACCACCCCAACAGCAATCCCACTCTGATATCAAAGACCTCATTCAACAAGCCAAGTTGAATGGTTGGTATATTCAACCCCATGAG ATTGAACTGCAAGAAGTACTGGCTCAAGGAAGCACAGCACATATATACAGAGGAAGATGGAGAGGATTTGAAGTTGCAGTGAAATGCGTATTCCCTGAGTTCTTCCTCTGCAATGAAAATGGAGTCAGCTTCTTTGCCCAAGAAGTCGAGACATTATCGAGGCAACGACACCGTTTCGTGTTGCAGCTGATGGGGGCATGTCTTGATCCTCCACGCCATGGTTGGATCGTAACTGAGTTATTAGACATGACCCTTAAAGATTGGCTACATGGTCctggaaaaagaagaaaacaaagagcTATTCCTCTTCCCCTTTTCAAAGAGAGACTTAATAAAGCAATAGAAATTGCTCAAGCCATGCAATATCTTCATGAGCATAAACCAATGGTGATTCATCGTGACCTAAAACCAAGTAATATTTTCTTGGATGATTCTTTGCATGTTAGGGTTGCAGATTTTGGCCATGCTAGATTCTTGAATGATGAAGAGAAGGCTTTAACAGGAGAGACAG GAACATATGTATACATGGCCCCGGAAGTGATTCGATCAGAACCTTATGATGAAAAGTCGGATGTGTATAGTTTTGGGATTATTCTCAATGAGCTTGTCACTGGAGAATACCCTTACATTCAAACTGATTATGGTCCTTCTAAG ATTTCCGTAAAGCAGATTGCATTGGAAGTAGCAGAAAAAGGGTTAAGGCCAGAACTTCCAAAGCAAGATGATAAACTAGAAGAGCTGATACAACTCATACAACTGTCGTGGGATGAAGATGTTGCTGTTAGACCTTCTTTTGGAGCTATAACATCATCTCTCATAAATATTCACGAAAAAATGATAGATATATAA